In one window of Agromyces badenianii DNA:
- the rocD gene encoding ornithine--oxo-acid transaminase — translation MTLNRHDVATDLTNDAIALEEEHAAHTYHPLPVVVASGDGAWVTDVEGRRYLDCLAAYSAVNFGHGNPRLVEAAREQLGRITLTSRAFHNDRLAPFVTELAALCGKHMVLPMNTGAEAVESAVKVARAWGYRVKGVEADAANIVVMAGNFHGRTTTIISFSDDPDARDDFGPYTPGFRSVPYGDAAALEAAIDENTVAVLVEPIQGEAGVLVPPADYLPSVRAICTARNVLMIADEIQSGLGRVGATFACDLVGVVPDLYLLGKALGGGIVPVSAVVGDREVLGVLRPGEHGSTFGGNPLAASVGLEVVRMLATGEPQERARVLGAHLHERLRALLGHGVVAVRGAGLWAGIDIDPALATGRQACEALMRRGVLAKDTHGSTIRLAPPIVIEQADLDWAVDQLAAVLAEFSISDR, via the coding sequence ATGACCCTGAATCGACACGACGTGGCGACCGATCTCACGAACGACGCGATCGCGCTCGAAGAGGAGCACGCCGCGCACACCTACCACCCGCTGCCCGTGGTCGTCGCCTCGGGAGACGGCGCGTGGGTGACGGATGTCGAGGGGCGTCGCTACCTCGACTGCCTCGCCGCGTACTCGGCGGTGAACTTCGGGCACGGCAACCCGCGACTCGTCGAGGCCGCGCGCGAGCAGCTCGGGCGCATCACCCTCACGAGCCGCGCGTTCCACAACGACCGGCTCGCCCCGTTCGTCACGGAGCTCGCAGCGCTCTGCGGCAAGCACATGGTGCTGCCGATGAACACCGGTGCCGAGGCGGTCGAGTCGGCCGTCAAGGTGGCGCGCGCCTGGGGCTACCGGGTGAAGGGCGTCGAAGCGGATGCCGCGAACATCGTCGTCATGGCCGGGAACTTCCACGGCCGCACGACGACGATCATCTCGTTCAGCGACGACCCCGATGCCCGCGACGACTTCGGGCCGTACACGCCGGGATTCCGCTCGGTGCCCTACGGCGACGCCGCCGCGCTCGAGGCCGCGATCGACGAGAACACCGTGGCGGTGCTCGTCGAGCCGATCCAGGGCGAGGCGGGCGTCCTCGTGCCGCCGGCCGACTACCTGCCGTCGGTGCGGGCGATCTGCACGGCGCGAAACGTGCTCATGATCGCCGACGAGATCCAGTCGGGGCTCGGCCGCGTCGGGGCGACGTTCGCGTGCGACCTCGTCGGCGTCGTGCCCGACCTGTACCTCCTCGGCAAGGCGCTCGGCGGCGGCATCGTGCCGGTCTCCGCGGTCGTCGGCGACCGCGAGGTGCTCGGTGTGCTGCGGCCGGGGGAGCACGGTTCGACGTTCGGCGGCAATCCGCTCGCGGCATCCGTGGGCCTCGAAGTGGTGCGCATGCTCGCGACCGGCGAACCGCAGGAACGCGCCCGAGTGCTCGGCGCCCACCTGCACGAGCGGCTGCGCGCGCTGCTCGGTCACGGGGTCGTGGCGGTGCGCGGTGCGGGCCTCTGGGCCGGCATCGACATCGACCCCGCGCTCGCGACCGGCCGGCAGGCGTGCGAGGCGCTCATGCGACGCGGCGTGCTCGCGAAGGACACGCACGGGTCGACGATCCGGCTGGCACCGCCGATCGTGATCGAGCAGGCGGATCTCGATTGGGCCGTCGACCAGCTCGCCGCCGTGCTCGCCGAGTTCTCGATCAGCGACCGGTGA